The genomic segment ACTGATCAAAATGATGAATTACCTTATTATATAATTTCATTTCATAATGGAACATTAGGGCCAGATGAAAGAAAACTATGTTAGTGGCGCTTTTGAGTGAAGCAGTAGATGTGAGGCTTTTAAATGTGACATTAATTGGggtagtttcctttttttgtaagtCTGGATGCTTGACAGACAAGCTAAGGTGCAAAAGAAGGCTTGTTCGTGAAGACTTGACTTTAAATGTTGCCTTCTGATTATAGAACATTTATTGCTTCTCCTTGGTGTAAATAAGTGGGTTTActaccattcattcattattggaAAGCAAATGTCGTCTTTTCCCTTCTTACTAGATGTGTTTttttgataaatataacttttaAGCTCTTAACATATGCAAATAAACCAGGGTGGAAGGGGAATCTGATCAaggcaaacaacaacaaattcacTTGTGCACAATGAACTACAACCACTTAGCACTAGGCCTATTGTACATGACCACAATGTTCTATTGTTTTTGCTACCAGACATCATGTAATATTCAAAGGTTAAGCTTGAGAAAGGATGAAGatggagaggggaaaaaagtgagaGAACGGTGAAGTGGTGAAGCCGATAAAGTGGCGAAGATGGCAAAGGAGCGAATGGCGAGGGGTAGAAGATGCACAAGAATGATGATGGTAGCCCTATGCGAGCTATGACATGATTCCAATTCAGTATACAGCTTCTATGGGGGGGGCGGGCGGCGGGGAAGGGGGTTACGGTTTACAAGTCGATGAGCTGGTCCACCAGCAGAAGGGAGCGGGCCAAGCTGGGCAGGCTGGATTCAGAGCCGCCACTGTTACTGCGCGAGTGGCCTCCTGAAACTGGCCGGAAGAAACAGGGGGGAGGGCGGGTCGGAAGGGGGGGCGGGCGTGAGGCAGTTGAGCAAATGAGTTTGGGAAGGGAAAGCCGAAAGGGTTAAGGGAAAAGGacggagaagagagagagagaattgaGCTTTTATAGAGCAAATGGTTCTCTTGGTCATTCTTAGCTTGATGGTGTGAGAAAAGCACAAGGGatcctgtcatttttttttgtatggctCTTTGTAGTAACATACCTTGGGAGTTCTTTCGCCCGGTTACGGGGATGGGGTCAAACTCATCCCCTGTGGCCGCTTCGGTTTGCTGGGGCTCCAAGTCTGAGATGAGGATGGAAGAGTCTGCAGAAAATGAgtgctcatttaaaaaagggacaaaCAGCACAAATACCCTTCAAGTGAAAGACTGTAGCTTAAAGGATTTATTTAAGGGACCATTTTTaaccaataaaataaaactcaatCCCATTAAGTACCCACGTAGACAATTAGCATATTATAaaccatttaaaatattttttaatgattaaataccaTTATAAATtaggaatatgttcattaaaaactaaatgaatcaaattcaaatgaaaaaaaaagcaccaacCTTCAATAACACGCAATAACAACCCCCTACAAAATTTCATAGTAGATAACTCATTTGTCTCCCATAGGCCCTTGACAGACATTCTATCCATTTAAACTAGGAGGACTGGCTGTGTATGTTCATATTTCTgtatctaatccattttgagtggcaGAGTTGTCAGCCATCATTTGCTGCTGCTAGCTTCTCCCAGTTAAATGCATTGGAGACCTAGCGCCATCAGTGGCAGcccatgagttaaatgagtgccctggcTTGATGAGGCCTTGCCATGGCACAGCCCCTGCAGCACATTGACTTAACATTACGCAGCAGGTGGCCAGACACTCTGCTCTGATTCACAGTCGCCTCAGACAGCGACAGTCAAACACTTTCGTTCAGCGGGCCGACAACTAAAGGGCAGCTGCAATTGTGCCACTCCGATGATTCTCCTCCAATTGCACGTGACACACGCCACAACTCATAATGATGACATTTAGGCTGGATTTACATCGAGGATTCACATACCATATCCTATTCACGTGGAGCTAACATATACATTAAACACCTGTGACTTCCAAATTAGTATCATTAGCATTAACACAGTGCATTAACCAATGTCAAATTTAATCAGTACTTTAACAGACTTTCAAATAATTGTACTATATTTCTATGAGGCGACTAGTCGTCATTTAGTTATCCTCTGCAGAAAACATAATGCTCTGGAGTACCTGCTAGGGGAATTTCACACACCTACCTGATGGATTTGGCTGTGCAGAATCTCCAGACAGCAAACCGAAATCGTCTAAAGCAGACGTAGCGGAGGACACTGAGGAGGAGGCTGCGCTGCTTGCGGCTACCGGAGGCGCGGGTATACCGGAGATCAGAGAACATCCCAGCAAGGAGGTATCTGCAGTGATGTGATCTATGGCAAGAATAACACCATTAAAGTGTCTCCTCAAATAGTTACAAAAAAGTACCAAAACCTGGgttgataaaaaaaagctaCCTTTTGCAGAGTCCTCAACAGATCCACCAAAAGGATCCGACAGAGACAGCAGATCGGGAAGCACGAGTGAAGATACGTCTGGAGATTTTAGTCCTTCGATAAGCTTCTCTGAGGAACGGCAAGGagtttacacaaaaaaaacttaataaaaACTACGATAAATGATAATCATACGATGTATCGTTTTTCTATGGCgctctttaaaatgtttttttaccgtACTCCTTAGGGTCACAAGCACACAAAAGAACATGTGCACGACATATGAACTCATGTTTAAATTCATATTCCAAAGCAGTTTCTTTACTCTGAGGTGGACATGTCAACCACCAGGTGTGTTAGTGTATATAAAGCAAAGTTACCTGGTGCGTTAGACAGTTCAAGGGTGTGGAATGGATCCGGGACGATCAACAGTGACGCACCTGAATCCACATCAACGATTGTGGACGGTCTTTCAGCTAAAATATAGTAACAATgtcaaatgcaaaaatgtagAAGTAGAAGTGCTTTATCATCTGAAATGAATACCTTTAGAGTCCGGTTCTGCATTCTCCAAATCTGATGGCTGCAAGCCTGGTATCAACTCCCCACAGACAATTTCACACTCTGAGGGCGGTTCTATAAAACATCAGCCTTTCAGAATGTAACAATCCCCGTCAGCCcattcaaaattgattggacgtttagTGCCTTCAATGAAAGCCAATGTATTAATGATCCAAAAAAAGCCACGTGGGAATCAGTACAGATGCTTTACCAGTAGGCTTTGCTTCCTTGGGTTTGATTTCCTCGGCGGTGAAGCTGGAGAAGCTGTCATTGTCATCAAACGGGTTCCACGTGGGCGGCACGGTGGTGTCGTCGCTGGAGGCAGGGACATTGTTTTGGTCCTGGACTAGATCAGTTTGAGGCTGGGTGGAGCCAACTTGAGTGCTGCTGACAGAACATAAATAAAAGTGTAAGTGACTAGGATCTCTTGCAATTTTCCAGACTTAAAGTGACAGTACTTACTGGACAGCGTCTTCCTCAGCTGCCAATGAGGCCCCTCCGTTGCCTCCATTGGTGGCGCTCGCTGTGACATCACTTGGGACATGTTTGGGGCTCTGCAACCCCCCAGTCTTAGGGGATGCAGGAGGAGTCTGAATTGAGAGATAAACACTGATAAGCACAGAGTTCTGAATTGACAGTGTTGAGGCAATACACATGTTTAACCACAAACAGTGTTTATAGAGTAAAAATCCCAACTTAACACCCGCTACTCGGGATCATAGTGGCCAAAAGATCTATTATAAGAAACACAAATTATAGTTAAATATAATCCTCACGGTCTCAGCTGCTGTTTGCTTGACCTCCGCTGCGGCCGACTGAGCCTGGTTGACCGATGGCTGACTCGTCGGCCGTGGATGCTGCTCGGTTGTTGATTGGCCGGCGGCTGATTTGTTGGGAGACGCCTGAGAGGCAGGTGTCTGAGCCTGGACGGGCAACTTGCGTCTAGCTGGACGCTGAGGTGCGGCCGGGCTGGACGGACACTGCCCCGCCTGCTGTGAGGTGGCGTGAGCCGCGGAGGGCGGCGGGGCCGTTTGCTGTACTGTGGACGGCTGTGCTTGGGTATCTGTCTTGGACACGGGCGCCACCACGTTGGCGGTAGCTTCTGCTCCGGCAGGAGGCTGTGTAGCATAAAGGGGAAATTTAATTGCTTGCACGGGCGGTCAGCTACGTAACACAGCTAGGTAAAGGTTTGCCATTTCTATGTACCTGCTTCTGGGCCACTGTGGCTGGGCAGGAATTGTTTTGTGACTGGAGGAGAGGCAAAGCACAAGTCTGTGCCTTCTGTGACTGGAGCGCCGCAGCTGGCTGCGAGAGGTTCAAGCTCACACCTGTGGGAGGTCACAGATAACATGGTCATGTTGCTCGCAAACTTTTGAAGTACAATATGCTTTTCGTGTTACTCAAAACAGTAGCACTGACTGCAACCCAAGGTTACTATtgttaatgaaaacaaaacgaccaaaaaaaacctagaattggaaaaacaaaaatgatacaccaagtaaatatatacaaattaaAGATGATAAAAAGCAATATTTACAAAATTACAGCAatcaaaaaatacaacttttcttctactgcattaatttatttttttaaaccatccaCCTGAACACAAactctaaaaaaaattccacctaAAACTAATAACCATGCTTCTTGTACAGTCACAATGAAAATGGTCACATGGTGCACCCTTATACAATGTGATATACTCAAGCCCTTGATAGCGTACGTAATATCAACTGAAAGTATCATTTAAGGGCATGAGTTTAAGAGACTTTAATTTCGAATACTACTTTTGATGCTAGCTTCTTGTGCGTTCTTGATCTGCTTCTCTTGAGAATGGTGACATTCACCGCACATTACGGATTAAAGGGATTGTGGCCTTTCCACACATTGCCATTTGAACACCTGGCAATGGATTGCAGTAAAAGTGAGCCACGTACCAACAGGCTGAGCTGCCCCACCTGGGAGATTAGCCCGCTTGCGAGGGGTGAGGGCAACGGGCTGGATGGGAAGGATGCCGGCAGCGGTCTGAGTATGAGCTGCTTTGGGCCTCTGGCGAGGAGTGATGGAAGTTTCAGTGGTGGGGATCGGGTCTGTCAGCCTACTGACAAAGATGAGTGTTACACTACTTAAAGACTATGACACGACTGAGACCTTATAATTATAAACTTGGTGCTTATTACAACGATTAGCACGAGCTCAATGGTAATTTCATGAGGTGAGACTTACCTGGGCTTGGCTTGACTCTTCTTGGCTGCAGCTGCTTCGCTCGCTTTGATTGGCTCAGGAAGTTTAGAAGGAATTGAAGAATTCTTGAATCAAGCAGAGAAAGGACATTAAATCATAAGAACATAATTTAAAGAGGCCACACAGCCTATAATGTTATCAGGTTGTTGGATTGGTGTTGGTATTGTTATTGAAATATTTGCTGTAATGGCTCAGAGACAATAAcaggataaaaataaaatggtgacTGACCTTCATATTCTGAACAGGACAAGTGCGTTGTGCCAGTTTAAAAGCAAAGTGGGACACCTGGTAGATATCTGGCCTTTTGTCTGGGTCAGGCTCGAGCATGTAGCCTGCAGAAATAACAAAGAGCCAATAAATCAGGCTATTACAAGACAGGGGGGGCTACTAGATTACTAAACCACAAGTCCATGCTTTTGTTAAAGAGCACGACTTGGAAAATATTAGCTTCATAAAAGTGTTAAGAGGGACTAACGAATGAGGCAGTGGAGATCGTAAGAGTAGCGGGAGTTGTCCGGAATGGTGAAACTGCCATCGCaaatggccacctggctttcacCAAAGGGCAGGGTGAAGAAGCACAATTTGTAGAGCAAACAACCCAGCGCCTGGGGAAAGGAACACCACATGCACGCCCCGTCACAACAAAAACACCAAACCCATATCAAAACACCACAGCAAAAACAGGCCATGTTATTTTCAGCTTCCAACCACACTCGTTTCAatacaatgcattttttattaataacaAATCACTATGTTTAAGAACTGTCAAGAGGAATTCAGGCTTCATATGTTATTTGAACATTCTTAATGAAGCCTTTGTGTTTAATAATGTGAAACAAGAGCCTGCCTTTGGCTGTCCAGAAGGGGGGGAAATTTCAGGTCCAATTGCATAGATGTCTAAAAATAGAGTATACCGTGCCTGCTCTCAATGCATGGCTCCCTTATGAGTGGCACAATGCAAGCAGAGCAATCTTTCATAAGAGGGAATTATGTAACTTAATGTCTGCATCTAAAGCAGTGTAGACACAAACAAATCACCTAAAATGACCATGCTTTTCCTTTATTGTAATCAAGGTTAGGAAAGGCATGCATTATTGTTTCTAAAACATTATCTAGGGGGTTGTTTGCAGACAATAAAGGTAACATTCATGGATGCCAAAAACACAAATTGGGCAGATTGGGCActcaatttaaattaaattaaatcaaacaTACGGTTTGGGAGCCAATTGAAGCCCACGAGACAATGTTTTTCTGGTCCCTTATTGCACATTAAATTGTAATCTTATTATGGCCTGCGTGTATTTTCCTATGGGCaatgaaaaaacataaaaataattctCTAATAATTAGAAAAAACTTATACTTAAAACCAATTAGCAAATACACGTTCACATTTGAGATCTCTTTTACAATCAGTTGATGTTCTCAGACAATAAATGACATCATTACTTACCCAGACATCCGCTTTGGTGGTAATGATCTTGTTGTTGTAAAGGTTTACCATTTCAGGTGCACGATATGACAAAGTAGTGTACCTGAAGTAAACCGATAACAAGTCAATACAAACTCagacataaaaaagaaatatttatttttgaatcaaGTCCAGTTGTGTAAccaacatgaaaaatggacacacTCACTTCTTAATCTCTTCCTCCACAGCGGCAACGCCTTCATTCTGTGGACTCAGGGATCTGTTAGTGGCGCTGCCAAAGTCACAGAGCACATAATGACCTTTATCGTGCAGGAGAATGTTCTCCACCTATGGACATAAAACAGACGACATGAACATTTTAGAGGCAAATGTCTCCAAGTGGTGCAAAGATGAACCATCACTAGCACTCTGCATGATGAACCTGATTAAAAATTTGCAACAGAAATAGTCCGTTTTGACGTATTAGAACAATTTGCTTGTTTACGTGTCACCTTTAGGTCCCTGTGGACGATGGGCGTCTTGCGCTGGTGCAAGCGAGACACGGCGTCACAGGTGTCGCAAAAGATCTGAAGCACCTCCACCTCTGTGAAGCCTGTTTGCAGCCTTTGATTCATCAAATTAACAACCTGCCCACCTGTGAAATCATCATAAACAAGTTGAAAGAGCGCATATACCTATTGTCCATTGTATAATCTTCCAGGCGACTTAAAAGTGTGTACGTGTGAGTCACGCTGGTAAAAATATTCGCTTTACGCTTCATTAGGTACCCCCACCACCTTCTAACACCAGAGCTGGATCAAAGATAACTCCTATAGAATTAAAGGGCTCATTCATTCAAGTAGATGAAAGCagagcagtttttttaaatacattaaaaacacaAGAGGAAATTACAGGGAGAGTAATGAACTGTGATATATTTTCTATGCGGCCGCGAAAAAAGATAAATTCGACAGCCCTGGACTACAGGATTAGAGAATTGAGTTTGCTAAGGAAACAACAAACCAGCAAAGATTGATTTCCCAGATTACATTAAGTTTTCCGGAGTTTGCATCTTAACAAATGCCCCCCCTAGCCTTGTCTCTTGTTGTTATGGAAACAAAAGCCATCCTCTGCATTAAGACGCTTTCACACTAGGGAGTTGCTCAGTGTGAAGAACCACACAGGGGCGTGGAATGAACATGGCGCCCCTAAATCAGCGTGCTAACATTCAGAAGTGCTTGTCTTAACAGCCAATCAGGAAGTGGCAAGGCTTTTCATAAATGATACGGCAATCCGcaacaaaatgtaatatttagtgTTGCAAAAGACAGCAAAGTGAGAAAAAACACCTAGTAAAACGCAGTACAAATAATTATACCCTTGTTTTGTTGTCGTCTGAACTCTACCACTCAAATTAATTCCACGGACAATGTTACCCTATTACAGCATCACCCTTTTACTTGAGGGCACT from the Stigmatopora argus isolate UIUO_Sarg chromosome 16, RoL_Sarg_1.0, whole genome shotgun sequence genome contains:
- the LOC144091107 gene encoding AP2-associated protein kinase 1-like; protein product: MRKFFDSRRELVSSGPGSGGGGSSSGSSHAGGNFIGRAFTVGRHQVTVEEIIAEGGFAIVFLVKTNQGVRCALKRMYVNNEYDLQVCKCEIQIMKDLMGHKNIVGYLDSSITAMGSRDVWEVFILMDYCKGGQVVNLMNQRLQTGFTEVEVLQIFCDTCDAVSRLHQRKTPIVHRDLKVENILLHDKGHYVLCDFGSATNRSLSPQNEGVAAVEEEIKKYTTLSYRAPEMVNLYNNKIITTKADVWALGCLLYKLCFFTLPFGESQVAICDGSFTIPDNSRYSYDLHCLIRYMLEPDPDKRPDIYQVSHFAFKLAQRTCPVQNMKNSSIPSKLPEPIKASEAAAAKKSQAKPRLTDPIPTTETSITPRQRPKAAHTQTAAGILPIQPVALTPRKRANLPGGAAQPVGVSLNLSQPAAALQSQKAQTCALPLLQSQNNSCPATVAQKQVQPPAGAEATANVVAPVSKTDTQAQPSTVQQTAPPPSAAHATSQQAGQCPSSPAAPQRPARRKLPVQAQTPASQASPNKSAAGQSTTEQHPRPTSQPSVNQAQSAAAEVKQTAAETTPPASPKTGGLQSPKHVPSDVTASATNGGNGGASLAAEEDAVHTQVGSTQPQTDLVQDQNNVPASSDDTTVPPTWNPFDDNDSFSSFTAEEIKPKEAKPTEPPSECEIVCGELIPGLQPSDLENAEPDSKAERPSTIVDVDSGASLLIVPDPFHTLELSNAPEKLIEGLKSPDVSSLVLPDLLSLSDPFGGSVEDSAKDHITADTSLLGCSLISGIPAPPVAASSAASSSVSSATSALDDFGLLSGDSAQPNPSDSSILISDLEPQQTEAATGDEFDPIPVTGRKNSQDQQVALCSDPQEDADGIATSTWIANKTQEDTMECTTCAPMSPPTPDIFLLAPFKNKLAVSNTFFTREEPESPPDVFLQAPFVKIGEHALLGGRRPPTVRGTPLPQQPVAVHRVVSRVGQRAAVGSVAVGPLHSWTIGGRSPDDPFGAAPFRPKCSPKRP